Within the Thermostichus lividus PCC 6715 genome, the region TGTATTGATAAAATCCACCATTGCCGCAAGGGTGGTGGACTTACCAGAACCCGTGGGGCCAGTCACCAAAATTAACCCCTTATGGTAGTGACATAAATCCTTAAAGACTGGTGGCAAGTTCAATTGCTCAAGGGTGAGAATTTTTACCGGAATTAGCCGCAGCACCATGGCCGGCCCCTTCAGCGCCACAAAAATGTTGATCCGTACCCGACACATGCCTTCATACTGGTAAGCACCGTCGTACTCTAAATGGGTACGAAACTGCTCAATTTGCTGCGGTGAGAGCAACTCGTTTAACCAGTAATTAAAGGTTTCTTCATCGGTAACAGGGTAGTTAGTCACTTCTAGCTTGCCGCGATCGCGAAACCGTGGTGCCTCACCAACACCAACATGAATATCAGAGTAACCATGCTCAAAGGCTTCCCGCACTAACTGCTCCATCGTCGGCCCCGAAATCCGTGCTGCGGGGGTGGGCATGGACTGAGTGGGAACCATTTGCTGTGGCATCCCTTGCGGGGGAACCCCTTGGGGCGGCATCGGGCGTGGTGGTATCCCCTGCGGAGGAACGCCTTGGGGCGGCACCGGGCGCGGTGGCATCCCCTGCGGGGGAACGCCTTGGGGGGGCATCGGGCGCGGTGGCATCCCCTGCGGGGGAACGCCTTGGGGCGGCATCGGGCGCGGCGGCATCCCTTGCGGGGGGGCACCTTGGGGCGGCATGGCCGGAGTGCTTCCCGCAGGACGTGGCGGTGGCATAGGTGGTGTATTGGGAACACGGGGTGGGGGCGTTTGGGGATTCGTCATGGCTACTGCTCACAATGCATTAGGTTAATTTCAGTGTGCCACTCTTACTCAAGCACCTTGGCCGTCGTAATACTTCTGTTACAGAGAGTTAACTTTGCCGTCCCTAAAAAGTCAATCCCCGCAGGGCTTATGGCAAAGCGATAGGGTAGCACCTCAACCCCCATGGCTACCGCTGTGCGCAACAGCTCACCATAGGTGGGGTCAGCACTATCCCCAGGGGCAAAGCGATCGCAATCACCACGGTTAATAAAGTACACCATGCACACGCGAGCCTGCGGCTGAGTTTGGCGCAGCCATTGCAGTTCCCGCAAATGTTTCTGCCCCCGGGTGGTGACGGTATCTGGAAATAGGGCTAAGCCAGAGCGCGCCCATGTTGTATTTTTGACCTCCACATAGGCTGGGGGCTGCTGCGGGTGCCCTGTCAAGAAAAAGTCGATACGGCTACGCTCCTGACCGTAGGGAACTTCCCGCTGGTGGTTGGCATACCCCGCCAACTCAGGCAGTTTCCCCGCGGCTAAGGCAGAGGCTATGACCTTGTTGGGTAACCCTGTGTTCACCCCTACCCATGTGCCATCGACAAAAATCATTTCCCATGTATAAGCCAGCTTGCGTCTTGGATCGGGATGATAGGAGACCTGCACAGGTGCCCCCACTTCACAAATACCCGTCATCGGGCCTGTATTGGGACAGTGAGCAACGATGCGATCGCCACTGCTCAACTCAATCTCGGCAAAAAAACGCTTGTAGCGCCGACACAGAACACCTGCTTGCAAGGGAGGATAGGCATACCGCCAAGAGTCTTGAGAATGGAGGCTGACGGCCAAGGACTGCACCTACAAACTGTGCCTAAAAAATAAGAACCTATGCATCCATAAGTAAGATGCCAGCTCCTAAAATAAAATAGAAGCTGACACCTTACAACTTATTAAAGGAGATTTAAGGTTAAGGTCTATATACGCTGACCTCATTTCAATATCCTTGATTTTGGCATCACTTCTCGGAGAGATCAGGATTCTCTAATCTTTTTTTTATATTTCCTAAGACTACGGCTTTGTTACATACTGGCTCAATATTTCCTCATTTCCTCTGGATCTGAACTATGGGGGACTAGGAAATGATCCCTAATAACGTAATATTAAGATGTATGTCGCAAATCTTAAGAATTCTGTGGTATGACAACCGAAACCCCTGACGATACCCTGCTGGATCGGTTTGAGTGTCGCGCCTGCGGCTACGTTTACGAACCTGCTAAAGGGGATAGCACCCGTGCCATTGCAGTGGGCACTGCCTTTGCCGACTTGCCCATTACCTGGCGCTGTCCAGTGTGTGGTGCTCCCAAAAAGCAGTTTAGTAATATCGGACCGGTGGGTTCCCCCTCAGGGTTCAAGGAAAACTTAAACTATGGCTTTGGGGTCAATACCCTGACCCCCGGCCAAAAAAACCTACTGATCTTTGGTGGTCTTGCCATTGCTTTTCTTTTTCTACTGAGTTTCTATAATGTTCGCTAAGCAAATTCATTCCCACCGTCAAAATATAACCAAGCTCACCCGTAGCGTACTGATCATGGTGGCACTGTGGCTATCTCTGACAGCCCATGCCCTTGCGGTTCCTAGCCTTGAGTACAACCCGTGGGAGGCGCTGCAACTGCCCACCACGTCGACAATTCTCGATATTAGTTTTATTGATGCCAACCATGGCTGGCTGGTAGGGGCTAACGCTACCCTGATGGAAACTCGTGATGGTGGCCGGACGTGGGAACCCCGCACCCTTGTGTTAGATAACCCAGACTACCGCTTTAACAGTGTCAGCTTTAAGGGGAATGAAGGCTGGATTGTTGGTGAGCCGCCAATTATGCTGCATACGGAGGATGGCGGTCAGTCGTGGAATCAAATTCCCCTTAGCCCCAAACTCCCAGGAGCACCCCGCTTCATTAAGGCGCTGAGCAACGGCCAAGCGGAAATGATGACGGATGTCGGTGCTATCTACCGCAGCCAAGATGGGGGCAAAAACTGGCAGGCGCTTGTACAAGAAGCCATCGGCGTGATGCGTAACCTGAATCGCTCGCCGGCTGGCGAATATGTGGCTGTGTCTTCGCGGGGTAGCTTTTACTCGACGTGGCAGCCGGGGCAAGCAGCATGGGAACCCCATAACCGCACCAGTTCACGGCGGGTTCATAATATGGGCTTTACGCCCAACGGCGCTCTGTGGATGATTGTCAATGGTGGCAAAATTGCCTTTTCTGACCCCCAAAACCCCGATGAATGGGGGGAGCTACTGAGTCCCCTGCGGCGCAATAGTGTTGGGCTGCTAGATCTCGCCTACCGTACCCCCGAAGAAATATGGTTGGCGGGAGGGAGTGGTGTGCTGCTCTGTAGTTTTGATGGCGGCCAAACGTGGCAGCAAGATATGGATGTGAAACAGGTGCCCTCCAATTTTTATAAGATTCTCTTTTTTAGCCCGCAGCAAGGCTTCATCATTGGTCAGCGGGGGATTTTGCTGCGCTATGTCAGCGACGTGGGCTAGTGGATCCGCGCAGAAAATAAGGGGCGAGGGGGTCAGCCCCTTTACCTTCAAAACAGGGTGGTAGAATTGAGGCAACTGGGCAGTATTCAGGTTTTTCTATGCTTTCCCTTGAGACTGTGGTTGATGCACCTGTATCCCACGTACCGCCAGCGATCGCACACATTTTAGTGATTGAAGATGAAGATTTAATTCGAGAAACGTTAGTTCTTGCCCTTCAGGATGAGGGTTTTCAGACAATTACAGCAACGGATGGTCATGAGGCACTGAGTCTCATTAACTCCCATCTTTTTAGGTCTCATGCAGACCTGAACCCAGCCATAGACTTAATTATTTTGGATTTGATGCTGCCGGGGGTAAGCGGCTTGGATCTCTGTCGCCTGATTCGGCGTGAAGGGTGTACCGTACCGATTCTGATGATCAGTGCCAAAGGAAGTGAAATTGATCGGGTAGTCGGTCTAGAAATTGGTGCTGATGATTACCTCTCAAAGCCCTTTGGTATGCGCGAAATGGTGGCTCGCTGTCGAGCGCTGTTACGACGGGTTCAGCCTCAGCACTTTGCTTCACCGCCGGTGCTGCGGTTTCAGGAACTGTGCCTGTATCCTCAGGAGTGCCGTGTGACCTTACGGGGAGAAGAGGTGAGTTTATCCCCCAAAGAGTACAAGCTACTGGAGCTATTTATGCGCCAGCCACGCCGGGTGTGGTCACGGGAGCAGTTGTTAGATCAGGTGTGGGGGCACGATTTTATTGGTGACAGCAAAACCGTGGATGTTCACATTCGCTGGCTACGAGAAAAAATTGAAGTGGATCCTAGTCATCCCGAGTATATCCTAACGGTCAGGGGGTTTGGTTATCGCCTTGGTTGAGCCGCACCAAGACAACAGCCATCACAAGGCTAGGAAACAGCACCAGAGCCAAGATCACGCCTAACGTCGGTGGTAACGGATAGAGGGGTGCCACTGTCTTCAGGCCAACGGCTATCCCCAAGGAGGCCAAAAAGACCCCCAGTAACCACCTTAATTCTGCCCAAAATGGGTTAGCCATTCCCTTAAGCTCCCGGTAAGCCTTGAACCGCTGTCACAATTGCAAACACCAAAAACAGGGCGCCCCCCCCAAGGTTAGGGTTCGTTCTGAAATCCTGCCGGCAATCAAGCTACCCCCCAGAACGGCAATGAGCGCACAAATGCCATGCCCCGCAATGGCTCCTAGGGCTACTCCCCACGGATTATAGGTGGCGGCAAGGGTAATCGTGCTAATTTGGGTGCGATCGCCCCATTCAGCGACAAACGTCAGGCTAAAGGCTTCAACAACTGTGGCCCAGATGGGATTATTGCCCCAGCGACTGAGGTTGGCCTCAGCTTTCTCAACGGTTTCCGCCGCTGCTTCACATTCATCTTCGCAGGGGCTATCAGCCATACGCCAGCCGTGAATCAACATTTTCAGGCCAAAGATAGTGAACAGACCAATGGCAGCATAAAACGTAAACGCCTTGGGCAGCAGGCTAAACACCTTACCTACGGCGATTGAGAGCAAGGTCATGACAATAAGGGCAGTCCACACTCCAATAAATACCCACCGCTTGGGGTGCCGGGCAGCCAAGATCATCCCAATAAAGAAGGTTTTATCCCCTAACTCGGAGATGGTAATTAGGGTGAGGCCTGCCGTAAACGCTGTTAGCATTTAGAATACACTCGAACTGTTGCCAAACTCTAAGCTAGCACGCACT harbors:
- a CDS encoding photosynthesis system II assembly factor Ycf48, with amino-acid sequence MFAKQIHSHRQNITKLTRSVLIMVALWLSLTAHALAVPSLEYNPWEALQLPTTSTILDISFIDANHGWLVGANATLMETRDGGRTWEPRTLVLDNPDYRFNSVSFKGNEGWIVGEPPIMLHTEDGGQSWNQIPLSPKLPGAPRFIKALSNGQAEMMTDVGAIYRSQDGGKNWQALVQEAIGVMRNLNRSPAGEYVAVSSRGSFYSTWQPGQAAWEPHNRTSSRRVHNMGFTPNGALWMIVNGGKIAFSDPQNPDEWGELLSPLRRNSVGLLDLAYRTPEEIWLAGGSGVLLCSFDGGQTWQQDMDVKQVPSNFYKILFFSPQQGFIIGQRGILLRYVSDVG
- a CDS encoding type IV pilus twitching motility protein PilT: MTNPQTPPPRVPNTPPMPPPRPAGSTPAMPPQGAPPQGMPPRPMPPQGVPPQGMPPRPMPPQGVPPQGMPPRPVPPQGVPPQGIPPRPMPPQGVPPQGMPQQMVPTQSMPTPAARISGPTMEQLVREAFEHGYSDIHVGVGEAPRFRDRGKLEVTNYPVTDEETFNYWLNELLSPQQIEQFRTHLEYDGAYQYEGMCRVRINIFVALKGPAMVLRLIPVKILTLEQLNLPPVFKDLCHYHKGLILVTGPTGSGKSTTLAAMVDFINTEMPKHIISIEDPIEFVHQSRRAMIRQREVGIHTLKFDNALKASLREDPDIILIGEMRDRETVNTALKAAQTGHLVFGTLHTNSAVKTIERILNLYNPDEQGPMRMQVAESLVAVIAQALVRTTDGKRAAIHEIMINTDAIKDYILRGEVEQIEAIIPQCTYDGMCTMNQCLYELYEAGRIDEETAIENSPKPNEMAQILRGRV
- a CDS encoding rubredoxin, whose protein sequence is MTTETPDDTLLDRFECRACGYVYEPAKGDSTRAIAVGTAFADLPITWRCPVCGAPKKQFSNIGPVGSPSGFKENLNYGFGVNTLTPGQKNLLIFGGLAIAFLFLLSFYNVR
- the sfsA gene encoding DNA/RNA nuclease SfsA; translation: MAVSLHSQDSWRYAYPPLQAGVLCRRYKRFFAEIELSSGDRIVAHCPNTGPMTGICEVGAPVQVSYHPDPRRKLAYTWEMIFVDGTWVGVNTGLPNKVIASALAAGKLPELAGYANHQREVPYGQERSRIDFFLTGHPQQPPAYVEVKNTTWARSGLALFPDTVTTRGQKHLRELQWLRQTQPQARVCMVYFINRGDCDRFAPGDSADPTYGELLRTAVAMGVEVLPYRFAISPAGIDFLGTAKLTLCNRSITTAKVLE
- a CDS encoding winged helix-turn-helix domain-containing protein yields the protein MLSLETVVDAPVSHVPPAIAHILVIEDEDLIRETLVLALQDEGFQTITATDGHEALSLINSHLFRSHADLNPAIDLIILDLMLPGVSGLDLCRLIRREGCTVPILMISAKGSEIDRVVGLEIGADDYLSKPFGMREMVARCRALLRRVQPQHFASPPVLRFQELCLYPQECRVTLRGEEVSLSPKEYKLLELFMRQPRRVWSREQLLDQVWGHDFIGDSKTVDVHIRWLREKIEVDPSHPEYILTVRGFGYRLG